In the Epinephelus lanceolatus isolate andai-2023 chromosome 6, ASM4190304v1, whole genome shotgun sequence genome, one interval contains:
- the ccdc181 gene encoding coiled-coil domain-containing protein 181, translated as MSEVVITKSQEEYEDDFEKDLDWLISEESRSEDQGPDYEDIEAEIDKELEEDEKQRGKKRKPKSHKEEKRGKKTEEMEEDEERWPSPMEPLEYDSDSDNPNKSAAIVPPPPGMDDQTDEEKKYILEKIQQANRELQDQEAPDMTRRRRLHFKEKLVDLVVPPLQFEKNGDNGEVEGGQASKDKSKDSEAEIEVSGKLSELKLSPREESVGSRGSGRAVESSEGGVKEGRVLVEKDGKFDLVSLKEVESQGLLPPIANSDYSSPRHQEQAVSSGKTHRSSSSPRPRAGSSPFQQSIDHLRAPRPPAQPRNRPSSASHSQRGSQRRGSKRRVQSATGTPCQATYTLSPQQKELLQRIQERKEKLAREEEQRKLEEEEQKRQENELAFKAWLMRKREQFQEERRIQRAQEMERMNTKKDSSDPEESFRLWLQRKQEQQQKERQLVELKRLEEDSGYLLHSREECERAFKLWLKRKRAEKRAEQQAARERSRRLVLEERRARRMRDLLCTVHETKPFRFTEQLAYRF; from the exons ATGAGTGAGGTGGTTATCACGAAGTCTCAGGAGGAATATGAGGACGACTTTGAGAAGGATCTGGACTGGCTGATCAGCGAGGAAAGCAGGAGTGAGGACCAG GGTCCTGACTATGAGGACATAGAGGCAGAAATAGAcaaagagctggaggaggatgagaaacagagaggaaagaaaagaaagcccAAAAGCCacaaggaggagaagagaggcaagaaaacagaggagatggaggaagatgaagagaggtgGCCCTCGCCGATGGAGCCACTAGAGTATGATTCAGACAGTGACAACCCAAATAAGTCAGCAGCAATTGTTCCACCTCCTCCAGGGATGGATGACCAGACAGATGAGGAGAAGAAGTACATCCTGGAGAAGATCCAGCAGGCCAATCGGGAGCTGCAGGACCAGGAAGCTCCGGATATGACAAGACGCAGGCGGCTGCATTTTAAAGAGAAGCTGGTGGACCTGGTGGTGCCTCCACTGCAGTTTGAGAAAAATGGAGACAATGGTGAGGTGGAAGGGGGGCAGGCCAGCAAGGATAAATCCAAGGATTCAGAGGCAGAGATTGAAGTGTCGGGGAAGCTTTCTGAGCTGAAGCTTTCCCCTCGAGAGGAGAGCGTAGGATCTAGAGGATCTGGCAGGGCTGTGGAGAGCAGTGAGGGAGGCGTAAAGGAGGGCAGAGTCCTTGTAGAGAAGGATGGTAAGTTTGACCTGGTCAGCCTGAAAGAGGTGGAGAGTCAAGGACTTCTCCCTCCAATAGCAAACAGTGACTACTCCTCCCCACGTCACCAGGAGCAGGCTGTGAGCTCCGGTAAGACCCACaggtcctcctcctctcctcgtCCTCGTGCCGGCTCGTCCCCCTTCCAACAAAGCATTGATCACCTCCGCGCCCCCAGACCTCCAGCTCAGCCCAGGAACAGACCCAGCTCAGCCAGCCACAGCCAGAGAGGCAGCCAGAGGAGAGGCAGCAAGCGGCGGGTGCAGTCGGCCACGGGGACACCCTGCCAGGCCACCTACACCCTCTCCCCTCAGCAGaaggagctgctgcagaggatccaggagaggaaggagaagcTGGCCAGAGAG gaggagcagaggaaactggaggaagaggagcagaagcGGCAGGAGAACGAGCTGGCGTTCAAGGCCTGGCTGATGAGGAAGAGGGAGCAGTTtcaggaggagagaaggatcCAGCGAGCGCAGGAGATGGAGAGGATGAATACTAAG AAAGACTCCAGCGACCCAGAGGAGTCCTTCAGGCTGTGGCTTCAGAGgaagcaggagcagcagcagaaagagaGGCAGCTGGTGGAGCTGAAGAGGCTGGAGGAGGACAGTGGTTACCTCCTGCACAGCCGCGAGGAGTGTGAACGTGCCTTCAAGCT GTGGCTGAAGCGGAAACGTGCAGAGAAGCGGGCAGAGCAGCAGGCCGCTCGAGAGCGCTCCCGCAGGTTGGTGCTGGAGGAGCGGCGCGCACGACGCATGAGGGACCTGCTGTGTACTGTCCATGAAACCAAACCGTTCAGATTCACCGAACAGCTGGCCTATCGCTTCTGA